The Christiangramia flava JLT2011 genome has a segment encoding these proteins:
- a CDS encoding GumC family protein — MAHEDDHISDVGSTFDFKGFILKVISYWKLVFLSIAISLAVAYYNNVRKLPVYRLGNQISIKDDQNPFFTSNTSLTFNWGGTSDKVSTAITILRSRSHNEEVVEKLQFYINYLADGEYQRIDVYGQTPFKIIADTAAYQANNVTMVIHQVDDKLFNIKAKVPSSLNRTNYKTKETDTRLVEASDFDRNFKYGEHITLPFFSGYVVRTERQAPKDKAFYISFTPFDGAVGRYRNVAISPDGQGSSVLNLSQTGLNKARIVDYLNGSVAVLSENMLKRKNLFATKTIRFIDSSLAAQAKQLKAVEAELNNFKNRSSLLDVSDESKNLSSKLADLDVKKEDIRRQIAYYDNLKEYLQTRDDYSNVPAPSVAGISEGSISNAVSKIIQLAEERSNYQYTLKPNSPVFDDIDRQINSVKSIILENISSSVGLLRTELNDINRKMAQLESEVKKLPQEEQDLLKIQRKYSINERTYNMFLEKRSEAGLIKAANVSDVMVIDNAKDTGGGRIGPDTQLNYVMAVMVGGLIPLTFVFLLVFLNTNIHNAQEISRLSPIPILGLIGRSKIDSNLAVFNSPKSSISESFRGLRSSLQFMYKRQGVTGSKTVLITSSVSGEGKTFCAMNLATVFALSEKRTVLVGVDLRKPKIFDDFELNNDHGIVNYLIDQSTEEEIIQPSKIPYLDVITSGPVPPNPSELLMTEKMDLLMEHLKERYDYIILDSPPIGMVADALNLVKYADATLYLIRQDYTKRGMLETINEKYHKEEVKNISFVLNHFVHRAKYGYGYGYGYGYGYGYGYGYNRYAKGYYGAAPSKLQQLKNSWKKFMRNFE, encoded by the coding sequence CTTTTAACTGGGGTGGAACTTCTGATAAAGTAAGTACAGCCATAACCATATTACGTTCCCGTTCTCATAATGAAGAGGTAGTTGAGAAACTTCAGTTCTACATCAATTATTTAGCAGATGGTGAATATCAAAGAATTGACGTTTATGGACAAACACCCTTTAAGATTATAGCAGATACTGCGGCTTATCAGGCAAATAACGTGACGATGGTTATCCACCAGGTCGATGATAAGCTTTTTAATATAAAGGCCAAGGTGCCCTCCAGCCTCAACCGGACCAATTACAAAACCAAAGAAACCGATACAAGACTTGTAGAAGCCTCCGATTTTGATCGGAATTTTAAATATGGGGAACACATCACTTTACCTTTCTTTTCCGGATATGTAGTGAGAACAGAACGACAGGCGCCAAAAGACAAAGCTTTTTATATCAGTTTTACACCGTTTGATGGGGCTGTTGGCAGATATCGCAATGTAGCCATTTCCCCAGATGGTCAGGGATCGAGTGTGCTCAATTTGAGTCAAACCGGACTTAATAAGGCGAGAATCGTAGATTACCTTAACGGATCGGTCGCTGTGTTGAGCGAAAATATGTTGAAGCGTAAGAACCTTTTTGCAACGAAGACTATACGCTTTATTGACAGTAGCCTGGCCGCCCAGGCAAAACAGTTAAAAGCTGTTGAAGCGGAATTAAATAATTTCAAGAATCGGAGTTCATTGCTGGATGTTTCGGACGAGAGCAAAAACCTTTCTTCAAAGCTTGCCGATCTTGATGTGAAGAAAGAGGATATAAGAAGGCAGATCGCTTATTATGATAATCTTAAAGAATATTTGCAAACCAGGGACGATTATTCTAATGTTCCCGCGCCCTCGGTAGCGGGAATTAGTGAAGGAAGTATATCTAATGCTGTGTCAAAGATCATCCAGCTTGCAGAGGAACGGAGCAATTATCAATATACCCTAAAACCTAATTCCCCTGTTTTTGATGATATAGATAGGCAGATCAATTCGGTTAAATCAATAATCTTAGAGAATATAAGTTCTTCGGTTGGTCTTTTAAGGACTGAACTTAATGATATAAACCGTAAGATGGCCCAGCTAGAAAGTGAAGTTAAAAAACTGCCACAGGAAGAGCAGGATCTTCTGAAAATCCAGCGGAAATATTCTATCAATGAGCGTACCTACAATATGTTCCTTGAAAAAAGGAGCGAGGCGGGGCTTATTAAGGCTGCAAATGTAAGTGATGTCATGGTAATTGATAACGCCAAGGATACAGGAGGAGGTCGAATTGGGCCAGATACACAGTTAAACTACGTAATGGCCGTAATGGTAGGAGGTCTTATTCCACTTACTTTTGTTTTTTTGCTAGTATTTCTGAATACCAATATCCACAACGCTCAGGAAATATCAAGACTTTCACCAATACCTATCCTTGGGTTAATTGGGCGAAGTAAGATTGATAGCAATTTAGCAGTATTTAATTCTCCTAAATCATCTATCTCTGAAAGCTTCAGGGGGCTTCGGTCCAGCTTACAATTTATGTATAAACGGCAGGGTGTTACAGGTTCAAAAACAGTATTAATTACTTCCTCTGTATCTGGTGAAGGAAAAACTTTCTGTGCCATGAACCTGGCAACCGTCTTTGCGTTAAGTGAAAAAAGAACTGTACTGGTTGGAGTTGACCTTCGGAAGCCAAAGATATTTGATGATTTCGAGCTTAACAATGATCATGGAATCGTTAATTATTTAATTGATCAATCAACAGAAGAAGAAATCATTCAGCCAAGTAAAATACCTTACCTCGACGTTATCACTTCAGGCCCGGTACCTCCCAATCCTTCCGAGTTATTGATGACTGAAAAGATGGACTTGCTAATGGAACATCTGAAGGAGCGGTATGATTATATTATACTGGATTCACCGCCTATAGGAATGGTGGCTGATGCTCTTAACCTGGTAAAGTACGCCGATGCCACCCTTTATCTTATCCGCCAGGATTATACTAAAAGGGGTATGCTGGAGACCATCAATGAGAAATATCATAAGGAAGAAGTCAAAAACATCAGTTTTGTATTAAACCACTTTGTTCACCGTGCAAAATATGGCTATGGCTATGGCTATGGCTATGGCTATGGTTATGGCTATGGATATGGTTATAACCGTTATGCCAAAGGTTATTATGGAGCTGCACCTTCCAAGCTACAGCAGCTAAAGAATTCGTGGAAGAAGTTTATGAGGAATTTTGAGTAG